In one window of Deltaproteobacteria bacterium DNA:
- the recA gene encoding recombinase RecA: MQARPPAEAGSAERRKAIELAISQIEKNFGKGSIMRLGDGDVVKGVAVIPTGSPSLDIALGVGGVPRGRVIEIFGPESSGKTTLALHIAAQAQKGAGTVAFIDAEHALDVNYARKLGVDTDELLLSQPDSGEQALEIADILVRSGGVDLIVIDSVAALVPRAELEGDMGDAHMGLQARLMSQALRKLTATIGRSRTSMIFINQIRHKIGVMFGSPETTTGGNALKFYATIRMDIRRIGQIKQAEKIMGNRIRVKVVKNKLAPPFRDAEFDILFNEGISREGDLIDLAVKADVVEKTGSWYSYGSERLGQGREAARAFLKNNPDTAREIETKVYSHFGLAKAEE, translated from the coding sequence ATGCAGGCGAGACCGCCGGCCGAGGCCGGTTCTGCGGAGCGCAGGAAGGCGATAGAGCTCGCCATAAGCCAGATAGAGAAGAACTTCGGCAAGGGTTCGATCATGCGGCTCGGCGACGGCGACGTGGTCAAGGGGGTGGCCGTCATCCCCACGGGCTCGCCGTCGCTCGACATCGCCCTCGGCGTGGGAGGCGTGCCGCGTGGCAGGGTGATCGAGATATTCGGTCCCGAGTCATCGGGCAAGACCACCCTTGCGCTCCACATCGCCGCCCAGGCCCAGAAGGGCGCAGGCACGGTGGCCTTCATCGACGCCGAGCACGCCCTCGACGTAAACTACGCAAGGAAGCTTGGCGTCGATACCGACGAGCTGCTCCTCTCCCAGCCCGACTCGGGAGAGCAGGCCCTGGAGATAGCCGACATCCTGGTCAGAAGCGGCGGCGTGGACCTCATAGTCATCGACTCGGTGGCGGCCCTCGTGCCCCGCGCCGAGCTCGAGGGCGACATGGGGGACGCCCACATGGGGCTCCAGGCGAGGCTCATGAGCCAGGCCCTGCGCAAGCTCACGGCCACCATCGGCCGCAGCCGCACCTCCATGATCTTCATAAACCAGATACGTCACAAGATAGGCGTCATGTTCGGAAGCCCCGAGACGACCACGGGCGGAAACGCCCTCAAGTTCTACGCCACCATCAGGATGGACATCCGCAGGATAGGGCAGATAAAGCAGGCCGAAAAGATAATGGGCAACCGCATCCGCGTAAAGGTGGTGAAGAACAAGCTCGCCCCTCCCTTCCGGGACGCCGAGTTCGACATCCTCTTCAACGAGGGGATATCGCGCGAGGGGGACCTCATCGACCTCGCCGTCAAGGCCGACGTGGTGGAGAAGACGGGCTCCTGGTACTCCTACGGCTCCGAACGGCTCGGCCAGGGACGGGAGGCGGCCAGGGCCTTTCTCAAGAACAACCCCGATACGGCGAGGGAGATAGAGACGAAGGTCTACAGCCACTTCGGACTCGCCAAAGCGGAGGAGTGA